The Flavobacterium sp. IMCC34852 genome contains the following window.
TATTTGGAAGAAACTTTTGGCACCGATTCCGATGGTTCGCTTCGTTTACAATTATCTCGTGAAGAATTAGCCGGTATGATTGGTACTGCTACCGAAAGCTGTATCAGATTACTTTCGGAACTCAAGAAAAGCGGTTGGATTGATTTGATTGGTAAAAAAATCAAAATCGTCGACAAGAACAAACTTCGTCGTATAGCGGATTAATTCCTTTCTATTTAAAAAACAAAAAACCACCCCAATCTTTCGATAGAGGTGGCAGCTGATAAGATAACAGGGTTAGTTATTGTATCAACGTTTTCTTTGTATGCGTTTGCCCGTTTTCTAAAGTAACTTTTACCAACAACATTTGAGACACACCTTGCCATTGAATGGCTTCAAAAGCATTGGTTTCTAAATTGTTTTGGCTGAATAAAAGTTTGCCCAAAACATCAAATACTTCTACTTTGTTTATTGGAGTTGATGCACAATAAACCGATAATCCTTGATTATTTGAAACTACTTTGACATCATTATTAAAAACTGTATTCGTATCAATTCCCAAAGCTTGGTTGTCAAATCTTAATTCAAATCGGTCATTAAAAGTACCGCTAAGTGTTGTGAAATTGTAATTTCCTGCTTTTAAATCGTGATACAGTCCGGTTGATTTATCTAACAAATATATGTTTTGATTATCAAATAAACCGTCAAATTTCTCTAAACTGATGGTTAATTCACCATCAAAAGTTGTTGCATATCCGAAAGGCACCACATCTTCTGTCGAAAAAGGTAAAGCTTTCCCTTGAATAGCTAAATCTGTTGTTCCGACAGTGGTATAAATTGAAACCGGATTGCCTACCACAGTGGTTTTTCCGTCAAAAAGCGCATCAAAATCGTTAGTGGCATTTTGGATATATCCTACCAACATTTCGTTATATGCACCTTCATTATTACTAACAGAAAGCCAAACCCTGTGTTTTTCTAAAGACTGAGAAACTGAACCACCATCATTACTATTTACCGTATTGCTATTGCTTGTTCTGAAAAACTGATTGTTATTTCCTGAAATTCTCATCGAATTTTTAAAAGTAGCCGAATAAGTTCCGTTGGCTAAAGCTGTATTGGCCTCGATAAAAAAGCCTTGTCCGGCTGCTACTTTACCGGTTGGCACAGCTCCGCCACTTAAGGCTGCTGAAGCCGTTGCTACACCACCGGTTAAATTGTATTTGGCATAATCATTCACTGAATAATTATTATTGGTAATGGCTGTGTTGTGTGTCCAAAGGAAAATAGTTCCGTTTACTATTCCGGAATTCGCCGGATCTGTTAAAAACAAATCTATATCAATTGCAGATGGATAAGGATTTCCAATCAAATTATTGGTAGCCGTTGATTTGATAATCGGAGTAGAAATTACACCATTGTTAGGCGTACCAACAAAAGTAGACTGCAAAATCAAAGTCGGATTATAAATTAAATTTTCCGGTGTTCTGGAAAGGTAACCTACCCCAAGAGCCATATTGGTTGCTGCGGTATGATAAACATAACTATTAGTAATTGGGCTAAATGAATAGAAATAAGAATCTCCGGCCAATTGACTTAGTGTGGCATTGCTCACTGGTGAAGACCAATAACCATAATCATAAAGCTTCATTGGAGTTGTATTTCTTTTATAAGTAATATTTCCTGAATTTACTGAAGTGTCATTAATTTGAACCAAACTTGCAGTGTCTTCAAAAGTTAATAATCCGCCGGGGTTTACTGTAACTTCATGAGCAATAGTCAAAGTATGTCCGGCATTGAAAACCACTGTACCCGAAGTTACTTGACAGGAACATCCTGATACATTTCCGGTAGAAGAATAATTTCCTGAAAATACTAATCTTTGTCCTAATGTAGGAACGCCGTTAGACCATACAGAACCATTCCAAGTATTACTTGGTTGAGATGAAATTGTAATACTACTCGATTCAATTGAACTACAAGGCAATAAGGTTGCCGTAACGGTATAAGTTCCGGCCGGCGCAGTTACAGTAGCACCTGAAATTAAAACACCTGCTGATGGAGTTACTGAATAAAAGTAGGAAGCATTATAATTGGTGATTACAAAACTCCCGGTAGCAACATTACAAGTTGGTTGGGTCAAACTACCAAGCGTGGGTTGCACCGGTATTGTCGGTTGGGGATTTACTGTTGCAACAGCAACTGATGAGATACAACCGGCTGCACTTTTTGCTGTTACATTATAACTTCCGGCAGACAAACCACTAAAAACGCCTGACGTATTGGTATAAGTAGAACCGTTAATACTATAAGTCATACCGCCGGCAGTTGGGCTATTTACAGTGATTGTTCCTGTCGCTAAACTACAAGTAGGGTGAGTCACCGTTACGGTTGGTGTCGTTGGGATAGTATTTACGGTAACGGTAACCAACTTTCTCGGAGTAGTATCACCGTTAGAATTAGTAATGGCTTCAACATAGTAATTTGTTGTAGCAGATAAAACCGGTGTGGTATAAGTTACTGTATACGGACTTGTATTAGTAGTAGTGGTGTAAACCGCAGTACCGCCTGAAGCCACAGTGTAAAATTTAAATGTGGTAGATGATGTTGGTGCCGGATTTTTAGAAGCTGTTATTGTTGAAGTTCCCGATCCGCAAATTGAAGTGGCAGAAGCAATAGCAACATTATAACCTCCACCTGAAACTAAGGTAGGAAAGTCGGTTATGGCACCACCGCCACCATTACAAGAAGCTACTTTAATACTACCAATTTTAATCAAATCCGAAGCACTACAATTACTTCCGGCTCCTATGTTTCCACCAGATTCAACAACAATTGAAGATCCGGCGGGAAGAGATAAATCGTAGTTTCCGGAGGAGAAATCAATATTTGCATTGTTTCTGATCACAAATTGAATTGGTCCTAAACAACCAAAATTTAAATTTTGGTTCATTACCAAATTGGTAGGATTCACACCGTCACCAACATAGATAACAGTACAAGCACTAAAAGAACTGCAAGAAACTGTACTTGAATTCACATTAGGTGAGCCTGAAATAGTACATTGAGCGGAGGCTTTATAGGAAAAATTTAAAATAACAATTAATAGCAGCAAAATCTTTTTCATAATAGTGTTTTATTAGATTTGGAATGTAAAACACAACAAAATTAAACCCTGAGCAACTAATCCTACAATCTTTCCG
Protein-coding sequences here:
- a CDS encoding T9SS sorting signal type C domain-containing protein codes for the protein MKKILLLLIVILNFSYKASAQCTISGSPNVNSSTVSCSSFSACTVIYVGDGVNPTNLVMNQNLNFGCLGPIQFVIRNNANIDFSSGNYDLSLPAGSSIVVESGGNIGAGSNCSASDLIKIGSIKVASCNGGGGAITDFPTLVSGGGYNVAIASATSICGSGTSTITASKNPAPTSSTTFKFYTVASGGTAVYTTTTNTSPYTVTYTTPVLSATTNYYVEAITNSNGDTTPRKLVTVTVNTIPTTPTVTVTHPTCSLATGTITVNSPTAGGMTYSINGSTYTNTSGVFSGLSAGSYNVTAKSAAGCISSVAVATVNPQPTIPVQPTLGSLTQPTCNVATGSFVITNYNASYFYSVTPSAGVLISGATVTAPAGTYTVTATLLPCSSIESSSITISSQPSNTWNGSVWSNGVPTLGQRLVFSGNYSSTGNVSGCSCQVTSGTVVFNAGHTLTIAHEVTVNPGGLLTFEDTASLVQINDTSVNSGNITYKRNTTPMKLYDYGYWSSPVSNATLSQLAGDSYFYSFSPITNSYVYHTAATNMALGVGYLSRTPENLIYNPTLILQSTFVGTPNNGVISTPIIKSTATNNLIGNPYPSAIDIDLFLTDPANSGIVNGTIFLWTHNTAITNNNYSVNDYAKYNLTGGVATASAALSGGAVPTGKVAAGQGFFIEANTALANGTYSATFKNSMRISGNNNQFFRTSNSNTVNSNDGGSVSQSLEKHRVWLSVSNNEGAYNEMLVGYIQNATNDFDALFDGKTTVVGNPVSIYTTVGTTDLAIQGKALPFSTEDVVPFGYATTFDGELTISLEKFDGLFDNQNIYLLDKSTGLYHDLKAGNYNFTTLSGTFNDRFELRFDNQALGIDTNTVFNNDVKVVSNNQGLSVYCASTPINKVEVFDVLGKLLFSQNNLETNAFEAIQWQGVSQMLLVKVTLENGQTHTKKTLIQ